In one Arachis duranensis cultivar V14167 chromosome 9, aradu.V14167.gnm2.J7QH, whole genome shotgun sequence genomic region, the following are encoded:
- the LOC107466919 gene encoding probable membrane-associated kinase regulator 1: protein MGRRSNNRPNPSSHSCTLPPSPTHSFSSSSSSSSSSDFEFTISISPRKSSTLLCPADELFYKGQLLPLHLSPRISMVRTLLLSSSSSAAAPRHSTASTTSTSSSFTYDCDSSRPSSVTDDENNFVNRHNTTINNAFHCDKKTATNNNNNNNKYFSFSRFSSVFRKNRVETHESVSVSVSEPSRSVKKMGSTAKEVIRKYLNKVKKPLLFSHKHKDHQQTTQVSSSSSKKVAKRSAMETQNAPPPPPPPSSSFSCLKKETTEINKSALVSSSWHSSFSGNLNYPRRKSIYVSSCPSSMRSSPTHSGVLSTAGGFSYADTSTTEELQNAIQGAIAHCKNSLAQNKDYGAVCFRI from the exons ATGGGGAGAAGAAGTAATAATAGACCAAACCCTTCTTCACACTCATGCACTCTTCCACCATCTCCAACCcattccttttcttcttcttcttcttcttcttcatcttcagaTTTCGAGTTCACAATCTCAATCTCACCTCGAAAATCCTCCACTCTTCTCTGCCCCGCCGATGAGCTCTTCTACAAAGGCCAGCTCCTCCCTCTTCATCTCTCCCCTCGCATCTCCATGGTCCGCACTCTCCtcctctcttcctcctcctccgccGCCGCGCCACGTCACTCCACCGCCAGCACCACCTCCACCTCTTCCTCCTTCACCTACGACTGCGATTCCTCCCGCCCCAGCTCTGTCACCGACGACGAAAACAACTTCGTCAACCGCCATAACACCACCATCAACAATGCCTTCCACTGCGACAAGAAAACCGCcaccaataacaacaacaacaacaacaagtaCTTCTCGTTCTCTAGATTCTCCTCTGTTTTCCGCAAAAACCGCGTCGAAACTCATGAGAGCGTCTCTGTTTCCGTTTCTGAACCCTCAAGGTCGGTGAAGAAAATGGGAAGCACCGCCAAGGAGGTTATAAGAAAGTATCTGAACAAAGTGAAGAAGCCATTGTTGTTCTCTCACAAACATAAGGATCACCAGCAAACAACGCAAGTCTCATCGTCGTCTTCGAAAAAAGTAGCAAAGAGATCCGCCATGGAAACACAGAatgctcctcctcctcctcctcctccttcatcATCATTTTCCTGCTTGAAGAAGGAAACGACGGAGATCAACAAAAGCGCACTGGTTTCTTCTTCGTGGCATTCTTCCTTCTCGGGAAACTTGAACTACCCTCGACGAAAGAGCATCTACGTTTCAAGCTGCCCTTCGTCCATGAGGTCCTCTCCGACACACTCCGGTGTTCTCTCCACCGCCGGAGGGTTCTCTTACGCTGACACTTCGACAACGGAAGAGTTGCAGAACGCAATCCAAGGAGCCATCGCTCATTGCAAGAACTcgttggctcagaacaaagacTATG GTGCAGTTTGTTTCAGGATCTGA